The genomic region GGTTTTTTTGGAAACCCATTAACAGAACATACTTATCTTTTAATATATTTGCTTTTCTCTTCGATTACTTTGTTTTATTTTAAAAATTCAAAAAAGGAAATACTAAATTAACTGTTAGCAAATAAGATGTAACCTATAAAAAAAGTAATAAATAATCTTAAAGACATTAAATTATATTGGTATCAAAATATATTAATGGTTGTAGAATTGTTTTTAATTTTATAAAGGTTAGTTAAGGTGGAAAAATTGGAAGAAAAAAGAAATGTTAATCAATTAAAAGTAGGTGCAACTTTATCTTATATTTCAATGGGACTAGGTTATCTAGTTTCAATTGTATATACACCAATAATGTTACGATTGCTGGGACAAAGTGAATTTGGGCTATATAATTTAGTGTCTTCAGTAGTTGCTTATCTAGGCGTTTTAAATTTCGGATTTGGCAGTGCATATATGCGCTACTTTTCGAGATATAAAACTAAAGAAAACCATGAAAAAATTGCAAATTTAAACGGAATGTTCTTAATTATTTTTTCGCTGCTAGGTTTAGTAGCTGTTATTGCTGGGATACTACTGGCGTTGAATACTGAGACTATATTTGGATCAGAACTAACCAATATTGAATTGTCAAGGGCAAGAACGTTGATGATTATTTTAGTAATTAATTTAGGGGTTTCATTTCCAAGTATAGTTTTTACATCGCATATAACTGCAAACGAGAAATTTATATTCCATAAGCTTGTTCAAATGGTAAAAACTATAGCCAATCCGTTTGTAGTATTACCTCTTTTATTATTAGGATATGGGTCAGTAGGAATGGTCCTGGCAACAACATTGTTAAACATTGTTATTGAAACAATTAATATAGCCTATTGTTTAAAGAAATTGAATATGAAATTTTCTTTCAAAAAATTTGATTATAAATTAATGAGAGAAATGACAGTTTTTTCTTCTTTTATTTTTATAAACTTATTAATTGATCAAATAAATTGGAACGTAGACAAATTTGTTTTAGGACGATTTCATGGTACTGCTTCCGTTGCCTTGTATGGTCTTGCAGCACAATTAAATACTTACTATTTATCAATTGCCACAGCTGTGTCCAGTGTGTTTATTCCAAGAGTACACAGGCTAGTGGTCAACTCTAATGATGATGAATTATTACAACTTTTTACTCGAATTGGCAGAATTCAATTTATTATACTATCATTGATTGCCAGTGGGCTAGTGTTTTTTGGCCAACCATTTATTAGTATGTGGGCAGGTAACGATTATAAAGGGTCGTACCCAATAGCATTATTACTCATTATTCCTGTTACCATACCTTTAATTCAAAATATAGGTATCGAAATCCAACGAGCAAAAAATATGCATCAATTTAGATCATGGGTATACTTTTTCATGGCTATAGGAAATTTGGCATTAACCATACCACTATCAAAAGAGTATGGAGGTATAGGAGCTGCATTTGGAACAGGCTTATCACTTATACTAGGTAATGGTTTGATTATGAATTGGTATACTCACGTTAAACTCGGACTTAATATGAAGTTTTTTTGGAAACAAATATTAAAGTTAATACCAGCACTAACTATATCATTGGTTGTAGGAGTACTAATTAATATATTTATTAATATTAACAATGCTTATATGTTTGTTTTTTTCATTATGATATATGCAATAATATTTAGCGTTTCTATGTGGTTTATTGGAATGAATGATTATGAAAGAGAGCTAATAAGTAGTCCGCTTAATTATATTCATAAAAAAATTACGTTAAAAAAATGAAGTCGAAAATTTTTTTGTAAGTAAAAAACTATTAGTTACAACATTAATGAAAAGAGGATTTAATTGTGAGATCAATCGTTAAAAAAGTACTACCAAAGATAATAACTGATTCAATAATAAAATGGAGAGTCAGAAGAAGCATCACAGAGTTATATAAGTACGATAAAAGGAGACTTCTTAAATATACATATAATGTTAATGATCATTTAAGTATGGAAAACCTTAGGGCTAAGATAACATTCCACTATCATTCAATTGAGAAAGGACTAAGTAATGCCAATTTAAGATTAGGATTTGGAGAAAAAGCATTTAAAGAACTTTTTTGGGCCATGGATAAATATGTCATGGAAGGTTTTGAGGTTAAAGATTTTCGATTCCAAAATGCTATTAGCGTTATAAATTCCTATGTAGAGTTACATCGTACCTATGGATATGATGTTAGAGAAATAGAGTCTTATTTAAAAAAATATCAAGACTATCTCCTGAAAGAGAATGAAAATAGTGGGGGTTATATGATAATAGATAAAGCCACTCTTCCTAATTTCAAGGAGCTAAGATTTAGTGAATTAGCATTTAATAGGCACAGCGTTAGAGATTTTGGTATTAAAGAAGTGGATGACAATAAAATATATGAGGCAATTAATGTCGCCGCTAAATCCCCTTCAGTATGCAATCGACAATCATGGAAAGTATATTTAATTAAATCAACTAAACTAATAAAGAAAGTACTTAAACAACAAGGGGGCTTAACAGGGAATGGAGATAACTTAAAAAAACTTTTACTAATTACATCTGATAAGCAGTATATGACTGGTGGAACAGAAAGGAATCAGACGTATATTGATGGTGGGCTTTATACAATGAGTTTACTATATGCATTAGAAAGTGCTAATATTGCGACTTGTACGCTAAATACAAGCTTTTCTTTAGAGAAAGAAAAAAAAATACGTGAATTATTAAATATAAACGAATCGGAAGATTTTATAGCTTTTGTAGCAGTTGGAACATATCCTGAATTAGTTAAAGTGGCTAAATCACCTAGAGATAATTATTCGTCATTTTTGACTGTAATTGAGTAGTAAGGAACACAACAGAGAGACACTACTTGCCATACGTCTAAGTATTAAAAAATTGTAGGAGGAAATTATGAAAGAAGAGCTATCATTAAGTGAACTGTTCGATACATTAAAGCGGCATATAGGAAAAATTATAATCTGGTCTTTAATAGGTTTAATTACATTAGGAATTTATACATTCTTTTTTGTTGTACCACAATATCAATCGACATCCAAAATTGTTGTGAACCAAACCCAACAAACTGGTCAAGCTATTACTAATACAGATATTCAGACAAACTTAAATTTGATCAATACTTATCAAAGTATCATAAAGGAACCAATTATATTAGAAGAAGTTATAGGAAAAATAAACTCAGTACTAACAACCCAAGAATTGAGTAACAAGTTAAGTATTCAAACAGACAGCGCCTCCTTGGTTTTTGGAGTGACGATATCAGATGCTGATCCTTATGTGGCATCGGAATTGGCAAATGCGATCGCAGAGACTTTCCAAGAAAAAATTGGCGATATCCTAGAAGTAGAGTCTGTGACGATTCTGTCTCAAGCCATTCCCAGTGTGAATCCGGTTTCGCCTAATATTCCTATGAACCTAGCAATCGGTTTAATTCTAGGGTTAATGATAGGTGTCGGTACGGCATTCCTAAGTGGATTTCTGGACAAACGTGTCAAAGACAGCAAGCTCATTGAGGATATGGGCTGGACAAATTTAGGTTCTGTTCTGGAAATGTCTCATGAAGAATTAAAAGATACCCGCATGATGAAACAAGTCAGAGTGAATATGGATAATAAATCGCAGCTGCGTAGAAGGGTCTAGGGGTGACAATCATGTTTGGAAGAAAACAAAAGAAAAAAATCCAAAAGATGGATCAAGAACAAAAACAAGGAACATCGCTAGTAACAGTTACAAAACCTAACTCAGTCGTTGCGGAGCAGTTTCGAACGATTCGAACCAATATTCAGTTTTCGATGATTGATAAGGAATTAAAAACAATCATTTTTACATCATCAGGTCCTTTTGAGGGCAAATCGACGGTCGCTGCTAATATTGCTTCGGTATTTGCTGATCAAGGAAAAAAAGTATTGTTGGTTGATGCTGACATGCGTAAACCAACTGTTTTTAAAACCTTTAAATTACAAAATACGGTAGGCCTAAGTACTTTGATTTCTTCAAGAAGTACGAAGATTGAAGACGTGGTCCAACGTGTCGAAGAGGCCGACTTAGATATTATCGCCAGTGGTCCAGTACCTCCGAACCCTTCTGAATTATTGAATTCTAATCGCATGAATGAATTGATTGAAGAATTAGAAAAGACTTATGATTTGGTCTTATTCGATATGCCACCCGTTGTTTCTGTGACGGATGCGCAAATTATGGCAACAAAGACAGATGGCGTTGTGTTTGTCGTCAGAAGGAACATTGCACACACGGAAGATGTGAAACATGCCAAAGAATTACTCGATATGGTTCAGGCCAATGTCTTAGGTGTTGTCTTCAATGGAGCAGAGAAAAAATCTGATCGCTCTTATTCTTATTATGGCTATGGCTATACGGACGAGGAGTGAAAAGAATGATTGATATTCACTGTCATATTCTACCTGGAATTGATGACGGCGCACGTTCGATGGAGGATTCCTTAGCAATGGCTGAATTGGCCGTTGCGGAAGGGATTACTCATATACTGGCGACTCCGCATCATAAAAATGGCAAGTTTGAAAATAATAAGAAAGATATTGTGAATTTAGTTCAAAAGCTACAGAAAGAACTGGATGATCATAAAATTAACTTGACGGTTTATCCGGGACAAGAGGTTCGGTTATATGGAGAACTAATCGAAGATATTAACAAGGACAGTATATTATTTACTGATGAAGGGAATACATATCTTTTAATTGAATTTCCTACTATGTCGATTCCACACTATACAGAACCACTGTTTTTCCAGTTAATGCAAGCTCAGATTATACCGGTTATTGTTCATCCAGAGCGTAACCAAGCGATTATAGAAGAACCGGAAATTTTAAAGAACCTTATCGAAAAAGGCGCGCTCGCCCAAGTAACCGCCAGTTCCTATGTGGGGGTATTCGGAAAAGAGATTGCCAAGCTATCCAGTCAGTTAATTGAAGCTAATTTGGTTCATGTCTTAGCATCAGACGCTCATAATACACGTGGAAGAGCCTTCCATATGGAAGAAGCTTTTGAAAAAATGGCCATAGAATTCGGTCAGGGTAAAGTGGACCAATTTAAAGAAAATGCAAAAAATATTATTAATGGTGATTTATTTTCACCGCCGAATCCAAGCGAAATAAAGAAGAAAAAGAAATTTTTTGGTTTATTTTAATTAAAAAGGAGGTCATTAAATGGAACTATCTCGTAAACAAAAGGCAGTCATTCTCATGCTCCTTGATTCCACGTTTATATTGTTCTCAGCCTTTTTAGCACATTATATTGTTAAGGAATATGTTCGACCTGAAGACCAGTTTTATTACCTCATGATTGGAATTTCGATCTTGATTTATCTCGCTTTTGGGTTGCGTCATCACTTATTTAATCATATTAGTCGCTATACGAGTGTTTATGAAATTACCCGAACATTTATTTTTATAACGGTCTCTTTTGCGGTTTCTGGATTTGTAACCTTAGTCTTTATGCAATCGCTCAGTTATCGCTATATCTTTTTAATGTATGTATTTAGTCTGTTATTAATTCCCGGTTCGCGCGTCTTATGGCGCTTCTATCATGAATATAAAAGCGGTCAATTTTTTGTAGAATCTTCTAAGGAAGAAAAAATTAGAACCTTAATCGTTGGAGCAGGTGATGGTGGAAATCTTTTCATCAGTAACTTAATCAAACGACCTGGTGAAGTTAAAATTATTGGGATCGTGGATGGGGATCCGGGTAAACAAGGTTCACTTCTTTATAATATTCCCATATTGGGTAAGGAAGAAGATATTCCAGCACTTATTAAGAAGTACCAAATTGATCAAGTGACCATTGCAATTCCTTCTGCTAAACCAGAAGATTTAGAACGTATTTTAGAATATTGTTCTACTAGTGATGTCAAGGTTAACCAAATGCCAAGTATCGAAGATGTTTTAAAGGGAAAATTAAGTGTCAATCGTTTCCGAGAAATCGATGTGGTTGATTTATTAGGGCGTGCGGAAGTTAAATTAGACAGAAGCATGATATCAGATCATCTTGAAGGTAAGGTTGTGCTCGTATCTGGCGCTGGTGGTTCAA from Jeotgalibaca dankookensis harbors:
- a CDS encoding lipopolysaccharide biosynthesis protein — encoded protein: MEEKRNVNQLKVGATLSYISMGLGYLVSIVYTPIMLRLLGQSEFGLYNLVSSVVAYLGVLNFGFGSAYMRYFSRYKTKENHEKIANLNGMFLIIFSLLGLVAVIAGILLALNTETIFGSELTNIELSRARTLMIILVINLGVSFPSIVFTSHITANEKFIFHKLVQMVKTIANPFVVLPLLLLGYGSVGMVLATTLLNIVIETINIAYCLKKLNMKFSFKKFDYKLMREMTVFSSFIFINLLIDQINWNVDKFVLGRFHGTASVALYGLAAQLNTYYLSIATAVSSVFIPRVHRLVVNSNDDELLQLFTRIGRIQFIILSLIASGLVFFGQPFISMWAGNDYKGSYPIALLLIIPVTIPLIQNIGIEIQRAKNMHQFRSWVYFFMAIGNLALTIPLSKEYGGIGAAFGTGLSLILGNGLIMNWYTHVKLGLNMKFFWKQILKLIPALTISLVVGVLINIFININNAYMFVFFIMIYAIIFSVSMWFIGMNDYERELISSPLNYIHKKITLKK
- a CDS encoding nitroreductase family protein, which encodes MRSIVKKVLPKIITDSIIKWRVRRSITELYKYDKRRLLKYTYNVNDHLSMENLRAKITFHYHSIEKGLSNANLRLGFGEKAFKELFWAMDKYVMEGFEVKDFRFQNAISVINSYVELHRTYGYDVREIESYLKKYQDYLLKENENSGGYMIIDKATLPNFKELRFSELAFNRHSVRDFGIKEVDDNKIYEAINVAAKSPSVCNRQSWKVYLIKSTKLIKKVLKQQGGLTGNGDNLKKLLLITSDKQYMTGGTERNQTYIDGGLYTMSLLYALESANIATCTLNTSFSLEKEKKIRELLNINESEDFIAFVAVGTYPELVKVAKSPRDNYSSFLTVIE
- a CDS encoding YveK family protein codes for the protein MKEELSLSELFDTLKRHIGKIIIWSLIGLITLGIYTFFFVVPQYQSTSKIVVNQTQQTGQAITNTDIQTNLNLINTYQSIIKEPIILEEVIGKINSVLTTQELSNKLSIQTDSASLVFGVTISDADPYVASELANAIAETFQEKIGDILEVESVTILSQAIPSVNPVSPNIPMNLAIGLILGLMIGVGTAFLSGFLDKRVKDSKLIEDMGWTNLGSVLEMSHEELKDTRMMKQVRVNMDNKSQLRRRV
- a CDS encoding CpsD/CapB family tyrosine-protein kinase — its product is MFGRKQKKKIQKMDQEQKQGTSLVTVTKPNSVVAEQFRTIRTNIQFSMIDKELKTIIFTSSGPFEGKSTVAANIASVFADQGKKVLLVDADMRKPTVFKTFKLQNTVGLSTLISSRSTKIEDVVQRVEEADLDIIASGPVPPNPSELLNSNRMNELIEELEKTYDLVLFDMPPVVSVTDAQIMATKTDGVVFVVRRNIAHTEDVKHAKELLDMVQANVLGVVFNGAEKKSDRSYSYYGYGYTDEE
- a CDS encoding tyrosine-protein phosphatase, giving the protein MIDIHCHILPGIDDGARSMEDSLAMAELAVAEGITHILATPHHKNGKFENNKKDIVNLVQKLQKELDDHKINLTVYPGQEVRLYGELIEDINKDSILFTDEGNTYLLIEFPTMSIPHYTEPLFFQLMQAQIIPVIVHPERNQAIIEEPEILKNLIEKGALAQVTASSYVGVFGKEIAKLSSQLIEANLVHVLASDAHNTRGRAFHMEEAFEKMAIEFGQGKVDQFKENAKNIINGDLFSPPNPSEIKKKKKFFGLF